The genomic interval TAAAAGGAGGTGCAAGCGGCTTGTGGACCGCTTCAGGCCAGGCGGTTCAGGCCCGCCAGGGCATGATCCCATCGGAGCCTGGGGCGGGAGCGGGCAAGCGGGGTGCCGCTGCGTCGATCCAACAGGTGGTGCGGGCCTGGACGGTGAGGGGCGGTTGGGAGCATATTCAGCCGCGCCCACCGTGACAGCGGCAGCAGAGGCTACTGGAGTTGGGAATAGGATATGAAGGGGATTAACATCACGAGTAAAAGGGCCAGAACAACGAGCAGCCGTTTCACCCCGTCGATCAGCTTGTCCATCTGACTTTCTTTCTTCGGCAAAGGAGAAAATTGTTCCAAAAGGGCGTCATTCAGTATCCGGCGCTTGATCTTGTCCGCATAAACTCCGTTCTGAACTGAATCGGTTTATCGACAGACCGCCGGTGATTCTTGAAGAAAAGCTCTTTAGCACTTCAGACGGTCAAAAGCAAACCCTCTCTTGGCGATTTGCGCCATTTTTTCCCCCAATTCCTGGGCTCTGCCCGCGCCCTGGTCTTTTCGTCACACCCCCCCAAAAAAAAATGGCGCTTGTGACCGGATCTGTCACAAGCCCCTGATAGGGTTGCGCCAGAGCTTGCCCAATCACCCCTGGAAAAGGAGGCGCAGATGAAGAAGACCAGAAAACAGCCCGAGATTTACGACTGCCTGGAGTACCACGGCAGCACCGCGGTGGAGCGCATCCGCAAGCTGGCCGGACGGGTCATCTGGCGGGAGTGGGTGTTTTTCGACTCTGCCAGAGAAGCCCGGGAATACTACTGCGGTAATGCCTGAAAGGAGGAGGGGATGCTGAGTGCGATTCTAAACGGCCTTCTGGACGTCGTTGGCATGTTGCTTTGGGTGGCCCTGGCCTTTCTGCTGACCCTGGTGCTGGGAATGTGAGTCGCCCCCCGGAGGGGGCCCCCCGGCCCCCCCGGCCCCCCGCCGTTTCAGGCGTCCTGAGGTCTGCCGGCGGCCGCAGCCCCGCCGGCATCGGCCGGCACGATGCTGAAGGAGGTTGTGATCCGGGCGATGCCGCGGACCGTGGCTGCCACCGAACAGTATTTTTCGACCGAAAGGGCGATGGCGTCCTGGACCGCCTTGTCCTTCAGCTCCTGTCCTGAGATCCGGAAGTGGAGGTGAATGCTGCGATATGGCCACGGCGGGTCCGGCTCGCGCTCCCCGTCAACACTGATCTCCAGCATCGATACCGGGCGTCGCTTTTTTCTGAGGATTTCCACCACGTCGACGGCGCTGCAGGCGCCCAGGGCGACGAGCAGCATTTCCGAGGGGCGCACCCCCGCGGCCGCTTCGTCGCCCGACAAAACGACACTGTGGCGGTTGCTGTCCATTCCGACAAACTGCATCCCGCTGACCCAGCGGACGGTTGTTTTGGGCATGACGGCACTCCTTGGTTGCAGGTTGGTTTGACGGCCGCTTGCATGTCAGGGTGTAACCGGGTAAAAGAGATCGGGCCGGCCCCGCCCTGCCGGCGGCTACAACCCCACGAAATATAAAGAAGCGAGCCAGTAAAAAGTCAAAATCTAGACGGTTTCGAAAAAAGCGCCAAGTTACGGCGCGCAAATCTCAGCGGCGTGCGGCGTACTACTTTACGTCGCAGCGACTTCGAGATGCAGCGCAACGCAGGAATTGGCCTTTTTGCGGAACCGTCAGAAAAGGCGTCCCATGACCGCTCCACGAGTCAAGAAAACCCCTTTCCCCTCGGCCCATGAAGATGCCCGGGCGGCGCAACTGCATGTGGATTCGCCCCAGTGCCGCGCGTCCTCATACACCCTGGCATACCAGGACACGGCATTTCTGCTGCGCGACGAGCTGCGGCCGGTGAGGCTTCAGCTGGAACTGCTGAAACCCGAGCTCGTGCAGCAGGAAAACCAGATCGATTCCACCGTGGTTATTTTCGGCAGCGCCCGCATCAAAGCGCCCCGGGAGGCCCGCACCGACCTGGCCGCGCTGCAGGCCCAAGCGGACCAAGACCCGTCGGATGCCGTGCTGGCTCGCCGACTGGCGCGGGCCCGGCGAAATCTGGACAACAGCCGCTACTACGAAGAGGCCCGTAGGCTGGGGCGCTTGATATCACGCAGCACCGCAAACGGGCGCATGGTGGTGGTTACCGGCGGCGGCCCCGGGATCATGGAGGCCGCCAATCGGGGGGCATACGAATCCGGTGCGGACAGCATCGGCATGAATATCGTATTGCCCTGCGAGCAGGCGCCCAACCCCTATATCACGCCGGAGCTCTGTTTCCAGTTCCACTATTTCGCCATCCGCAAAATGCACCTGCTGATGCGGGCCAAGGGGCTCGTGGCCTTTCCGGGCGGCTTCGGCACCCTGGATGAGCTGTTTGAAACCCTGACCCTGATCCAGACCCGCAAGGTGACGCCGATCCCGGTGCTTCTCTTCGGTCGGGCCTTCTGGGAGCGGGTGATCAACTTCGACGCGCTGGTCGCGGCCGGCACGATTTCGGCGGCGGACCTCGAGATTTTCCAATTTGTCGAAACCGCCCGCGAGGCTTGGCAGATCATCTCCAGCGCCAATGGCATTGATGTTCCGGCGGAGGACGCCCCCGGCGCTGACCCCGCGCCGAAAGAGCATCCGGATTGACGGGTACCGGATTAAACCGCATCTTGACACGGTATGTCAATTCCCCCCGCAGAGAACCGCAACCGTCCCGACGGAGGTTTCCGGCCGTGACCGGACAGGGGCCGGGCTTTGCGTTAAACCCGATACTCGGTCGGCACCTGTGGCCGATACAGTTCAAAGGAGCCAATATGAAACCTACTTTGATGCTGCTGCTGGCGGCCGCGCTGACCGCCATCACGCTGGGGGCTGGGTGTTCCGGTCACCAGCGCTACCACGCGGCTGAACTGCCGGATCCGGCGAAGTTCAACGCCCATTTCGGCGATCTGGACGATAGCGGCGATGGCCAGCTCACCCGGGAGGAGTTCCAACACCATTTCCCCGGCAGTCACGACAGCGTTTTCAACGCCCTGGACCTCAATGCCGACGGGGTGGTGGATCACGAAGAGTGGCATCGGTTCAAAACCGCCCACGGTTTGAAGCATGGCGGCTGATGGGGTCCGCCGCAGCCTGAAAAGCGGCCCGCAAGCCGCCGCTGACGGCCCCGCCGCCGGTGCCGCGATTAAAAGGGCCGCGCTGGTGGTGGCCGCCGTGAGCTCCTTTCAGACCCCTTTCATGGTGTCCTCGGTCAACATCGCCCTGCCCGCCATGCAGCGGGAGTTCGGCGTCGACGCCGTGCTGCTGAGCTGGGTGGCCACCGCCTATCTGCTGGCCGCGGTGGTGGCCCTCGTGCCGTTTGGCAAGCTCTCGGACGTTCTAGGGCGCAAACGGGTCTTTCTGTGGGGTACCGCGCTTTTTTCGGCCGCCTCCCTGTCATGCGCCTTTGCCCCCGGGATGCAGTGGCTGATCGCCTTGCGGGTGGCCCAGGGCGCGGGCAGCGCCATGATTTTCGCCACCAGCATGGCGATTTTGACCTCGGTCTTTCCCCCCGGGGAGCGCGGCAAGGCCCTTGGCGTGGCGGTTGCCGCGGTTTACTGCGGCCTCTCCTGCGGCCCCTTTCTGGGCGGGCTTATGACTCAGCAACTGGGCTGGCGCAGTATTTTCCTGGTCAGCCTGCCCTTTGGGGCGGCGGTCATCCTGCTGACCGTGACCCGCCTGAAGCCCGAGTGGGCGCCGGCCCGGGGCGACCCCTTCGACTGGGGCGGGGCTGTGATTTACGCCCTTGCGGTGACCGCCGGGATGTACGGCCTTTCCCTGCTGCCGGCGGCATCCGGCTTGGGGTTCGTGCTGGCAGGCGCCGCGGGGTTGGCGGTTTTTACCCTCTGGGAGCTGAAGGCGCCCGCACCGGTCTTCGAGGTCCGCCTCTTCCGCGCCAACCGGGTGTTTGCCTGCTCGTGCCTGGCCGCCCTGATCCACTACAGCGCCACTTTTGCGGTGACGTTTCTGATGAGCCTCTACCTGCAGTACATCCAGGGGCTCTCCCCCCAGAAGGCTGGCGTTATCCTGATGGTGCAGCCGCTGGTGATGGCCTTCTGCTCACCGCTGGCGGGAAGGTGGTCCGACCGGGTGGAGCCCCGGGTGATCGCCTCCGCGGGGATGGGCCTCACCGCCGCGAGTCTGCTGCAGCTGGCGATGGTGGACGCGCAAACCGGCCTGCCGGCGGTGGTGATCGGGCTGTTGCTGTTGGGGCTGGGCTTTGCGCTCTTCTCATCCCCCAACATGAACGCCATCATGGGCTCAGTTGAAAAGCGTTTCTACGGGATCGCCTCGGGGTCAGTGGGCACCATGCGGCTGATGGGGCAGATGCTCAGCATGGGGATCGCCACCGTGGTCCTGACCCTGATGCTCGGCCGGGTTCCCATAAGCCCCGCGACCTATCCGCTCTTCATCAGGAGCTTGCAGGTGAGCCTGGCGATCTTCACCGGCCTGTGCTTGGTCGGGGTGCTGCTCTCGCTTGCACGCGGGCGGCTGCACGCGGCCTCGTAGGCATTCCGGGGGGGCGGGGCGGCGGCAGATCCCTCAAGGGGTTTAAACCGCCGCAAACGGGTTTATATTGGCTTCGCGTCTTACGACAACCGCCGCCGCCGCGGCGGCCGCCAAAATGGCGGAAAGCGTTCACCTGTCATACATAAGGAGGATAACAATGCTCAGCACCGAAAAGATCTCACAGGCCTTCGAGGCCATCGCGGCAATCTGCGATGAGCTGCAAGATGAAACCGACATCGCCAAAGTTCAAGCGGCGTTAAAGACCATCCATTCCATCGCCAAGCACCAGAGCGACATCCGCAGCGCCCCCAAGGGAAGCTGCAAGGCCCATCCCAAAACCGCCTGAACGGCCGGCTGCGGCCGAAGGCCCGCCTGGCGGCCACAGCTTCCCTGGACTGCCGCGGGCCGGCGGTGCCTGGCCGGCCCCGGCGCCCGACGGTCGTACGGCGCGGGTGAAGCCGGCCGCCGGGCGAAAACCCCACGAAAGGCCCAAAACGATGAACACGGCACAGTTCAACCGGGGGCTCCTGGCGTTTCTGAAGGCCTCCCCGACCCCCTTTCACGCGGTCGCCGCCATGGCCCAGCGCCTGCTGGGCGAGGGCTTCAGGCGGCTTGACGAGGGTCAAGCGTGGCAGCTTGCGCCCGGCGGGCGATATTTTGTGACCCGCAACGACTCGGCCCTGGTGGCTTTTTCCCTGGGTGGCGCAAATCCCGCCCAAAGCGGGCTGCGGATGGCCGGGGCGCACACCGACAGCCCCTGCTTGAAGCTCAAACCGCAGCCGCTGCTGGTCGGCGACAGCTACTGCCGGCTCGGCGTGGAGGTCTACGGGGGGGCGTTGTTCGCCCCGTGGTTTGACCGCGATCTCTCCCTGGCCGGGCGGGTCAGCTGTTTGGGCGCCGACAACCGGCTGCACACCCATCTGGTGGATTTTCGCGACCCGGTGGCGGTCATTCCCAGCCTGGCGATCCACCTGGATCGGGAGGTCAACAAGCACCACGAGATCAACCCCCAGAAGGAACTGCCGCCGCTGCTGTTGCAGGACGAAAAACCCGAAAAGATCGATTTCCGCAGGCTGCTGCTGGCGCGCCTGCTGCAAGAAAAGCCGGACTGCGGTGCACGGGAGGTGTTGGATTTTGAACTGAGCCTCTACGATACCCAGCCGCCGGCGCTGGTCGGGCTCAACCAGGACTTCATTGCCGGCGCGCGCTTGGACAACCTCCTGAGCTGTTACACGGGGCTGATGGCCTTGACGGCGGCCGGCGGGCAGCAGCCCGCGGTGCTGGTCTTAAATGATCACGAGGAAGTTGGCAGCGCCTCCGCCGCCGGGGCTCAGGGGCCCTTCCTGAGATCGGTGCTAAGGCGCATCTGCCCGTCCGAGGAGGATTTCAGCCGCATGGTGAGCCGCTCCCTGCTGATTTCCATCGACAACGCCCACGGCATGCACCCCAACTACCGCGACAAGTACGACGACAACCACGGCCCACGGCTCAACCGCGGGCCGGTCATCAAAACCAACGCCAACCAGCGCTACGCTTCCAACAGCCAGACCGCAGCGGTTTTCCGCCTGCTGGCCAGCCGCCTGCGGGTTCCCGTGCAGGACTTCGTGGTGCGCAGCGACATGGCCTGCGGCAGCACCATCGGGCCGCTGACCGCCGCCGAAATCGGGGTCCGCACCCTGGACGTGGGGGTGCCGACCTTGG from Desulfobacteraceae bacterium carries:
- a CDS encoding OsmC family protein encodes the protein MPKTTVRWVSGMQFVGMDSNRHSVVLSGDEAAAGVRPSEMLLVALGACSAVDVVEILRKKRRPVSMLEISVDGEREPDPPWPYRSIHLHFRISGQELKDKAVQDAIALSVEKYCSVAATVRGIARITTSFSIVPADAGGAAAAGRPQDA
- a CDS encoding M18 family aminopeptidase, which codes for MNTAQFNRGLLAFLKASPTPFHAVAAMAQRLLGEGFRRLDEGQAWQLAPGGRYFVTRNDSALVAFSLGGANPAQSGLRMAGAHTDSPCLKLKPQPLLVGDSYCRLGVEVYGGALFAPWFDRDLSLAGRVSCLGADNRLHTHLVDFRDPVAVIPSLAIHLDREVNKHHEINPQKELPPLLLQDEKPEKIDFRRLLLARLLQEKPDCGAREVLDFELSLYDTQPPALVGLNQDFIAGARLDNLLSCYTGLMALTAAGGQQPAVLVLNDHEEVGSASAAGAQGPFLRSVLRRICPSEEDFSRMVSRSLLISIDNAHGMHPNYRDKYDDNHGPRLNRGPVIKTNANQRYASNSQTAAVFRLLASRLRVPVQDFVVRSDMACGSTIGPLTAAEIGVRTLDVGVPTLAMHSIRELAGSRDGFYLFKVLQAFFRLADIQTIVEDG
- a CDS encoding MFS transporter, whose translation is MAADGVRRSLKSGPQAAADGPAAGAAIKRAALVVAAVSSFQTPFMVSSVNIALPAMQREFGVDAVLLSWVATAYLLAAVVALVPFGKLSDVLGRKRVFLWGTALFSAASLSCAFAPGMQWLIALRVAQGAGSAMIFATSMAILTSVFPPGERGKALGVAVAAVYCGLSCGPFLGGLMTQQLGWRSIFLVSLPFGAAVILLTVTRLKPEWAPARGDPFDWGGAVIYALAVTAGMYGLSLLPAASGLGFVLAGAAGLAVFTLWELKAPAPVFEVRLFRANRVFACSCLAALIHYSATFAVTFLMSLYLQYIQGLSPQKAGVILMVQPLVMAFCSPLAGRWSDRVEPRVIASAGMGLTAASLLQLAMVDAQTGLPAVVIGLLLLGLGFALFSSPNMNAIMGSVEKRFYGIASGSVGTMRLMGQMLSMGIATVVLTLMLGRVPISPATYPLFIRSLQVSLAIFTGLCLVGVLLSLARGRLHAAS
- a CDS encoding TIGR00730 family Rossman fold protein; amino-acid sequence: MTAPRVKKTPFPSAHEDARAAQLHVDSPQCRASSYTLAYQDTAFLLRDELRPVRLQLELLKPELVQQENQIDSTVVIFGSARIKAPREARTDLAALQAQADQDPSDAVLARRLARARRNLDNSRYYEEARRLGRLISRSTANGRMVVVTGGGPGIMEAANRGAYESGADSIGMNIVLPCEQAPNPYITPELCFQFHYFAIRKMHLLMRAKGLVAFPGGFGTLDELFETLTLIQTRKVTPIPVLLFGRAFWERVINFDALVAAGTISAADLEIFQFVETAREAWQIISSANGIDVPAEDAPGADPAPKEHPD